One Fontisphaera persica DNA window includes the following coding sequences:
- the dtd gene encoding D-aminoacyl-tRNA deacylase codes for MRVVIQRVSQASVTIGGQVKSAIGPGLVVLVGIEGVDTAEDVEWLCGKIARLRIFNDDAGVMNRSVQEVGGEVLVVSQFTLHASTKKGNRPSYSRAARPEIAIPLYEQFVARLGAELGRPVATGEFGADMKVALVNDGPVTIVMDSRARE; via the coding sequence ATGCGTGTGGTAATTCAGCGAGTGTCGCAGGCGTCGGTGACGATTGGCGGACAGGTCAAAAGCGCCATTGGCCCCGGGCTGGTGGTGCTGGTGGGCATTGAGGGGGTGGACACCGCCGAGGATGTGGAATGGTTGTGCGGCAAGATTGCGCGGCTGCGCATTTTCAATGATGACGCGGGCGTGATGAACCGCTCGGTGCAGGAGGTGGGGGGCGAGGTGCTGGTGGTCAGTCAGTTCACGCTGCACGCGAGCACAAAAAAAGGCAACCGGCCCAGCTACAGCCGCGCGGCGCGGCCGGAAATCGCGATTCCCTTGTATGAGCAATTCGTGGCGCGGCTGGGGGCGGAGCTGGGGCGGCCGGTGGCCACGGGGGAGTTTGGCGCGGACATGAAGGTGGCGCTGGTGAATGACGGGCCGGTGACCATTGTGATGGATTCGCGGGCGCGGGAGTGA
- a CDS encoding sugar phosphate isomerase/epimerase family protein, whose product MAHMKNSWFNRRHFLTTTTAALAGATLTPAWLQAAAARAQIKVGACVVNLEQAKQAGLEGVEVGVGGAAERLAIAEPATRTSYKAQMQATGLPICSLMMGLLNEYPLASDPRGPAWLEQSIDAAQDLGAKVILVAFFFRGDLLDEQGRLKEKEMDVVVQRLKDAAPRAKKAGVVLAIETYLNARDNLRILDAVNHEAVQMYYDVYNTGTTKKYDSPAEIRLMRDRIAQIHFKNGAKYLEDEPAKFEALAQAIHDIGYRGWIVLETSAPSKDAVADARKNAAFVRRLFA is encoded by the coding sequence ATGGCACACATGAAAAACTCGTGGTTCAACCGCCGTCATTTCCTCACCACCACCACGGCCGCCCTGGCGGGCGCCACCCTCACCCCGGCCTGGTTGCAGGCTGCCGCGGCGCGCGCGCAAATCAAAGTGGGGGCGTGCGTGGTGAATCTGGAGCAGGCCAAACAAGCCGGCTTGGAGGGCGTGGAAGTGGGAGTGGGCGGGGCGGCGGAGCGGCTGGCGATTGCCGAGCCGGCGACGCGGACGAGCTACAAGGCGCAGATGCAGGCGACGGGGCTGCCCATTTGCTCGCTGATGATGGGGCTGTTGAACGAATACCCGCTGGCCAGTGACCCGCGCGGGCCGGCCTGGCTGGAGCAGTCCATTGATGCCGCGCAAGACCTGGGCGCGAAGGTGATTTTGGTGGCGTTCTTTTTCCGCGGGGATTTGCTGGATGAACAGGGGCGGCTGAAGGAGAAGGAGATGGATGTGGTGGTGCAGCGGTTGAAGGACGCGGCGCCGCGGGCGAAAAAGGCGGGGGTGGTGCTGGCGATTGAGACTTATTTGAATGCCCGCGACAACCTGCGCATTCTGGACGCGGTGAATCACGAGGCGGTGCAGATGTATTACGACGTGTACAACACGGGCACGACCAAGAAGTATGATTCGCCGGCGGAAATCCGGTTGATGCGCGACCGCATCGCGCAGATTCATTTCAAGAACGGCGCCAAGTACCTGGAGGACGAGCCCGCGAAGTTTGAGGCGCTGGCGCAGGCGATTCATGACATTGGTTATCGCGGGTGGATTGTGCTGGAAACTTCCGCGCCGTCCAAGGACGCGGTGGCGGATGCGCGGAAAAACGCGGCGTTTGTGCGGCGGTTGTTTGCGTAA
- a CDS encoding magnesium transporter, with the protein MKHDSAHHFQEPILKYARTDFARLPVHFTVQEALNAIRQQGIGEKIVYFYVVAEDDRLVGVVPTRRLLTAPLEEKLQNIMITRMVVIPHTATVLEACEQFILHKFLAFPVVDERRRIVGMVDVQLFTGEIFDFTEREQAEDVFEMLGFRLNQVRDATPLRAFRYRFPWLMPTVLSGTLCALLAGAYELTLARSILLAFFLTLVLALGESVSIQSMTLAIQTLRATRPTWAWFGKALRREMTTALLLGLGCGILVSLIVWLWRGVLPAALVIGGSISLSLTGACFVGLGIPTLLHALRWDPKVAAGPLTLALADIFTLLCYFNLAALFL; encoded by the coding sequence ATGAAACATGATTCCGCTCATCACTTCCAGGAACCGATTTTGAAATATGCGCGCACTGACTTTGCCAGACTGCCCGTTCATTTCACCGTCCAGGAAGCCCTCAACGCCATCCGCCAGCAGGGCATTGGCGAAAAAATCGTCTATTTCTATGTCGTGGCCGAAGACGATCGCCTGGTGGGCGTCGTGCCCACCCGCCGTTTGCTGACCGCCCCGCTGGAAGAAAAATTGCAGAACATCATGATTACCCGCATGGTGGTCATTCCCCACACCGCCACCGTCCTCGAAGCCTGCGAGCAGTTCATCCTGCACAAATTCCTGGCCTTTCCCGTGGTGGACGAACGGCGCCGCATCGTGGGCATGGTGGACGTGCAGTTGTTCACCGGCGAAATTTTTGACTTCACCGAACGCGAGCAGGCCGAAGATGTCTTTGAAATGCTCGGTTTTCGCCTCAATCAGGTGCGTGATGCCACCCCGCTGCGTGCCTTTCGCTACCGTTTCCCCTGGCTTATGCCCACCGTCCTCAGCGGCACCCTCTGCGCCTTGCTGGCGGGCGCTTATGAACTGACCCTCGCGCGCAGCATCCTGCTCGCCTTCTTCCTTACACTGGTCCTCGCGCTGGGGGAAAGCGTGAGCATCCAATCCATGACCCTGGCCATCCAAACTTTACGCGCCACGCGTCCCACCTGGGCTTGGTTTGGCAAGGCCCTGCGGCGTGAAATGACCACCGCCCTCCTCCTGGGGTTGGGTTGTGGCATCCTCGTGTCGCTTATCGTCTGGCTCTGGCGTGGCGTGTTGCCCGCCGCCCTGGTCATCGGCGGCAGCATCAGCCTTTCCCTCACGGGCGCGTGCTTCGTTGGGCTGGGCATTCCCACCCTGCTTCACGCCCTCCGCTGGGACCCCAAGGTGGCCGCCGGCCCGCTTACCCTGGCCCTGGCCGACATTTTCACCCTCCTCTGCTACTTCAACCTCGCCGCGTTATTTCTTTAG
- a CDS encoding Gfo/Idh/MocA family protein — protein MKSTTVSTTRRNFLKTSSTLAAGAALAPGIPMPGYAAESNTLKIALVGCGGRGTGAAKNALSTAGPTQLWAVADVFEQKTEACVRNLTSQLGEKANVPPDRRFVGFDAFKRAIDSLDKGSVVLLATAPAFRPLHFEYAIEKGMHVFMEKSFAVDAPGIRRVLKTGELARQKNLKVAGGLMSRHYPPLEEAIARIHDGAIGTVVTSYAYRMHGPVGLAPKAPGMSEVAYQIANYSCFTWLNGSFIVDWLIHNIDVCCWVKDDWPVSVQGMGGRQVRQEADQLFDHYMAEYTFADGTRLVAQGRHMTRCYDFFGNIVHGTTGCGILGEGIPDPRLFKGHKPGGEQLLWRFRGEKGDQYQREHDLLFDAIRNDKPYNETERCAKSCLTAIMGRMACESGALITWEAAMNSNLSLAPNLENLTMEGPAPVMPDAQGRYPIAMPGQTQAL, from the coding sequence ATGAAATCCACAACTGTTTCCACGACACGTCGGAATTTTCTGAAAACTTCTTCGACGCTGGCCGCGGGGGCGGCGCTGGCGCCCGGCATCCCCATGCCGGGGTATGCGGCGGAAAGCAACACATTGAAGATTGCGCTGGTCGGTTGCGGGGGACGGGGCACTGGCGCGGCGAAAAACGCGCTTTCCACCGCCGGGCCGACGCAATTGTGGGCGGTGGCCGATGTGTTTGAGCAAAAGACCGAGGCCTGCGTGCGCAATTTGACGTCGCAACTCGGGGAGAAGGCGAATGTGCCGCCGGACCGGCGCTTTGTGGGTTTCGACGCCTTCAAGCGCGCGATAGATTCGCTGGACAAAGGGAGTGTGGTGTTGCTGGCGACGGCGCCGGCGTTTCGCCCACTGCATTTTGAGTATGCCATTGAAAAAGGGATGCACGTGTTCATGGAAAAAAGCTTTGCGGTGGATGCCCCCGGCATCCGGCGCGTGCTGAAAACGGGCGAGCTGGCGCGGCAGAAAAATTTGAAGGTGGCCGGCGGGTTGATGAGCCGGCATTACCCGCCGCTGGAGGAGGCGATTGCGCGGATTCATGACGGCGCGATTGGGACGGTGGTGACTTCCTATGCCTACCGGATGCACGGGCCGGTGGGGCTGGCGCCGAAAGCGCCGGGCATGAGCGAGGTGGCTTATCAAATTGCCAATTACAGTTGTTTTACGTGGCTGAACGGCAGTTTCATTGTGGACTGGCTCATTCACAACATTGACGTGTGCTGCTGGGTCAAGGACGACTGGCCGGTGTCGGTGCAGGGTATGGGCGGCCGCCAGGTGCGCCAGGAGGCGGACCAGCTTTTTGACCATTACATGGCCGAGTACACTTTTGCGGACGGCACGCGCCTGGTCGCCCAGGGACGGCACATGACACGGTGCTATGATTTCTTTGGCAATATCGTGCACGGCACGACGGGCTGCGGAATCTTGGGCGAGGGCATTCCCGACCCGCGGTTGTTCAAGGGACATAAACCGGGGGGCGAGCAATTGCTGTGGCGATTCCGGGGAGAAAAGGGCGACCAATACCAGCGCGAGCATGATTTGTTGTTCGATGCCATCCGGAATGACAAGCCCTACAATGAAACCGAGCGCTGCGCGAAGTCCTGCCTCACGGCCATCATGGGGCGGATGGCCTGCGAGTCCGGCGCGCTCATCACATGGGAGGCGGCGATGAATTCCAATTTGTCCCTCGCGCCCAATTTGGAAAATCTGACGATGGAGGGCCCGGCGCCGGTGATGCCGGATGCGCAGGGGCGGTATCCGATTGCCATGCCGGGGCAGACGCAGGCCTTGTAG
- a CDS encoding glucosamine-6-phosphate isomerase: protein MPRPLSAISPDWWDYTTLPKDLIEEVARLTPRDVERLSRPGFKVVMYDTLEDFYLAEALEYIHAWRQSTADNPAGICGPIGPTEQLPLVARLVNSLELDVREGHFWGMDEWYLDGKEVPVTHPLSFERADRELCFNRINRKLRMPDAHLHFPKADTAPYRKTWDSGIRCVVMQGGQGDVKHWAFNDPPQRKGKYKDQPPPAAEYRKLATRVVKLHPLTVAQNARTSGGGNIALVPTMAISVGPVETWKAEKVSIWQAGNHDNPFGQRLTAYMISKRIVDTSVPMSLLAEHPNVQFNYYRGGLGTCAVEMH, encoded by the coding sequence ATGCCACGTCCCTTGAGTGCCATATCCCCGGATTGGTGGGACTACACCACCCTGCCCAAAGACCTGATTGAAGAAGTGGCCCGCCTGACCCCACGCGATGTGGAACGGCTCTCGCGGCCTGGCTTCAAGGTGGTGATGTACGACACGCTGGAGGATTTTTATCTGGCGGAGGCGCTGGAGTACATCCACGCCTGGCGGCAGAGCACGGCGGACAACCCGGCGGGCATTTGCGGCCCCATTGGCCCCACGGAGCAATTGCCGCTGGTGGCGCGGCTGGTCAACTCCCTGGAGTTGGATGTCCGCGAAGGCCACTTCTGGGGCATGGATGAATGGTATCTGGACGGGAAGGAAGTGCCGGTGACGCATCCGTTGTCCTTTGAGCGCGCGGACCGCGAGTTGTGTTTCAATCGCATCAACCGCAAGTTGCGGATGCCCGATGCCCATCTGCACTTCCCCAAGGCGGACACGGCGCCCTATCGCAAGACTTGGGACAGCGGCATCCGGTGCGTGGTGATGCAGGGCGGACAGGGTGACGTGAAACACTGGGCCTTCAATGACCCGCCGCAGCGCAAGGGCAAGTACAAGGACCAGCCGCCGCCGGCGGCGGAATACCGCAAGCTCGCCACGCGCGTGGTCAAGCTGCATCCGCTGACGGTGGCCCAAAATGCGCGTACCAGCGGCGGCGGCAACATTGCGCTGGTGCCCACCATGGCGATTAGCGTGGGGCCAGTGGAGACGTGGAAGGCGGAGAAGGTAAGCATCTGGCAGGCGGGCAATCATGATAATCCTTTTGGCCAACGGCTGACGGCGTACATGATTTCCAAACGGATTGTGGACACCTCTGTGCCCATGTCGTTGCTGGCGGAACACCCGAATGTGCAATTCAATTATTACCGGGGCGGCCTGGGCACGTGCGCGGTGGAGATGCATTAA
- a CDS encoding DUF192 domain-containing protein translates to MSRNIPARKPWCLALAAGLTLAAISGFTGCDAKAPPPAAPPAAEAEGLPRVTPEGHLDRAQPKLRTMRLYVGAHELITELCTNDVQRMTGMMFRTNLAENEAMLFVFPWPHRASFYMKNTRVPLSAAYLDPEGVIREIHDLHPGDLQGKEAKVDNIQYVLETTQGWFQRRNLGPGAVVRTEEGTLPQTFFKRR, encoded by the coding sequence ATGTCTCGAAATATCCCGGCCCGCAAGCCATGGTGTTTGGCTCTCGCGGCAGGTTTGACCTTGGCAGCAATTTCCGGTTTCACGGGTTGCGATGCCAAGGCCCCCCCGCCCGCTGCACCCCCCGCCGCGGAAGCGGAGGGTCTGCCTCGCGTTACCCCGGAGGGGCATCTGGACCGCGCCCAACCCAAACTCAGAACCATGCGCCTTTACGTGGGCGCGCACGAATTGATTACCGAGCTGTGCACCAACGACGTCCAGCGCATGACCGGCATGATGTTTCGCACCAACCTCGCCGAAAACGAGGCCATGTTATTCGTCTTCCCCTGGCCGCATCGCGCCAGTTTCTACATGAAAAACACCCGGGTCCCCTTGAGCGCCGCCTACCTTGACCCCGAGGGGGTCATCCGGGAAATCCATGATTTGCACCCGGGCGATTTACAGGGCAAGGAGGCCAAGGTGGACAATATCCAGTACGTCCTCGAAACCACCCAGGGCTGGTTCCAACGCCGCAACCTCGGGCCGGGCGCTGTCGTCCGCACTGAGGAAGGCACTCTCCCGCAAACTTTCTTCAAACGCCGCTGA
- a CDS encoding PQQ-binding-like beta-propeller repeat protein: MKALAMAVIAAILMLSGALPAAAANWPQWRYDAGRTADSPERLGTNLTLRWVWQYPPRTPTWEDPLNQDLMPFDVVFEPIVVGHHLIVGFNDRDRVVALDIRTGEQAWVFYTEGPVRLPPAAQNGKVYFVSDDGWLYCVSAAEGKLHWKFRGGPSPRKALGNARLVSAWPARGGPVIRDNVVYFAASIWPFMGVFIYALEAETGDVRWVNDSNGPMYMKQPHAAPAFGGVAPQGALVATAKHLLVPGGRSVPAVFDRQSGDFQYYHLTESGKGTGGSLVLANDQEFFVHTRKRGTRAHELATGKRTSFIINEPVLGRGHYYTASDYPSNLMAVVIAEQNLEAAEYNAIKARKDFEDALEAGDRMAIRSASNTLASMERRLGRAITNLANARTNLPAGPIPKVIQAWRHDKTLVWEIEADGSGDLIRAGGVLYAAGSNKLQAITPPAGRNPAQIVWTHTVTNQIRRLLAAQGMLFAVGLEGHILAFGAGVGPPKILHETPELPTLSPDAVARAKTILERTGIKDGYAYYLGLADPDLPAALAAASDLHVIVVDADTNKIEQLQRRWDKAGWLGRRLALLAADPLNFGAPPYIANLVIAETSLAQKLARTATPTVNAEAAGVLSGALALGAVTPCDLARVYESLRPYGGILWLNGAAAEAQTVRAAALPQAVLRPEGEDLCLVREGPIPGSADWTHQYGDVANSVKSDDKTVRLPVGVLWFGGNTHLDVLPRHGHGPSQQVAGGRLFIEGMDCISARDVYTGRRLWKTVIPGLDTSGIYYDETLKDDPFTTLYNQRHIPGANARGANFVVTADRVYVAVSNHCTVLDAATGKILQDIPMPGLRGQPSGQWTYIGVYEDILLGGTDFALFNRRFGGPRLAWPPPPADLAACHGLTAFDRHTGKVLWQVEAKYSFIHNGIVAGKGKVYCLDRWPKSVEAKLRAQNQPVPSSYRIVAFDIRTGQLAWEQDDIVSCSWLAYSKTEDLLLLAGAKATDRLRDETSSSMQVLQASDGKSLWARRNDLLHNGPCVLYHDLIITTPVSYQASAGAYRLRDGKPHEIVNPLTGQPQLWKVYRTYGCNTPIAGEYLMTFRSGAAGFYDLERHSGLGNWGGFKSGCSANLIIANGVVNAPDYTRTCSCPYQNQTSLALVPMPELEVWTCNLSGLTLSNSIRIARMGLNLGAPGDRLAEDGTLWLEYPPTSELSPKVLVSFNGASVTNVFTNAPIFRRHISSVSGNSHPYVFASGLREVESLVITPQTVPARLPPRPSSSEDDDDDDDPTRGSGANTNQNGFASATNAVGGTNSAAVTGASTNRPAGPWPPGPPRFGRPRPGFGFGGGTNTVRVISSSDDLPELEPAHYTVRLYFSEPDEIAVGQRVFDIEIQGQKLLEKMDIIQETGAPFRGVVKEFKGILVTKDLAVRLRQAPGSPLKPVLSGIELVQEN; this comes from the coding sequence ATGAAAGCTCTCGCCATGGCGGTCATCGCCGCCATCTTAATGCTGAGCGGCGCCTTGCCGGCCGCCGCCGCCAATTGGCCGCAATGGCGTTATGACGCCGGCCGCACGGCAGACTCTCCTGAGCGTCTGGGTACCAACCTCACCCTGCGCTGGGTGTGGCAATACCCGCCGCGCACCCCCACCTGGGAAGACCCGCTCAATCAGGACCTCATGCCCTTTGACGTGGTCTTCGAGCCAATTGTCGTCGGCCATCACCTCATCGTGGGCTTCAACGATCGCGATCGGGTCGTGGCCCTCGACATTCGCACCGGCGAGCAAGCCTGGGTTTTCTACACCGAAGGCCCCGTCCGGCTCCCGCCGGCCGCGCAAAACGGCAAAGTCTATTTCGTGAGTGACGACGGCTGGCTCTATTGTGTGAGCGCCGCCGAGGGCAAATTGCATTGGAAATTTCGTGGCGGCCCCTCTCCCCGCAAGGCCCTGGGCAACGCCCGCCTGGTTTCCGCCTGGCCTGCCCGCGGCGGGCCGGTGATTCGGGATAACGTGGTTTATTTCGCCGCCAGCATCTGGCCGTTCATGGGGGTCTTCATTTACGCGCTGGAGGCCGAAACCGGCGATGTGCGCTGGGTGAATGACAGCAACGGCCCCATGTACATGAAACAACCCCACGCCGCCCCGGCTTTTGGCGGCGTGGCCCCTCAAGGCGCCCTGGTCGCCACCGCCAAACATCTCCTGGTGCCCGGCGGCCGCTCCGTGCCCGCCGTGTTTGACCGGCAATCAGGTGATTTCCAGTATTACCATCTGACCGAATCCGGCAAAGGCACGGGCGGCTCGCTCGTTCTGGCCAATGACCAGGAGTTTTTTGTGCACACGCGCAAACGCGGCACCCGCGCCCATGAGCTGGCCACCGGCAAACGCACCAGCTTCATCATCAACGAGCCGGTCCTTGGCCGGGGCCATTACTACACCGCCAGTGATTATCCCAGCAACCTCATGGCCGTGGTCATCGCCGAGCAAAACCTCGAGGCCGCCGAATATAACGCCATCAAGGCCCGCAAAGATTTTGAGGACGCCCTCGAGGCGGGTGACCGCATGGCCATCCGCTCCGCCAGCAACACCCTGGCCAGCATGGAACGCCGGTTGGGCCGCGCCATCACCAACCTGGCCAACGCCCGCACCAATCTCCCGGCCGGCCCCATCCCCAAGGTCATTCAAGCCTGGCGCCATGATAAAACCCTGGTTTGGGAAATCGAGGCCGACGGCTCGGGCGATTTAATCCGCGCCGGCGGCGTGCTCTATGCGGCCGGCTCCAACAAACTCCAGGCCATTACCCCTCCCGCTGGCCGCAACCCCGCGCAGATTGTCTGGACCCACACCGTCACCAACCAAATCCGCCGTCTGTTGGCGGCCCAGGGCATGTTGTTTGCCGTCGGGCTGGAGGGGCACATCCTGGCCTTCGGCGCAGGCGTGGGCCCGCCTAAAATACTGCACGAAACCCCAGAATTACCCACCCTTTCCCCTGATGCAGTGGCTCGCGCCAAAACCATCCTCGAGCGCACCGGCATCAAAGACGGTTATGCCTATTACCTCGGCCTGGCGGACCCGGACCTTCCCGCCGCTCTGGCCGCTGCTTCCGATTTGCATGTGATTGTGGTGGACGCGGATACGAATAAGATTGAACAGCTCCAACGCCGCTGGGACAAAGCCGGCTGGCTGGGCCGCCGTCTGGCCTTGCTCGCCGCCGACCCCCTCAACTTTGGCGCTCCTCCTTATATTGCCAATCTCGTGATTGCCGAGACCTCGCTGGCCCAGAAACTGGCCCGCACTGCCACTCCCACCGTCAACGCCGAGGCTGCCGGCGTGTTGAGCGGTGCCTTGGCCTTGGGGGCCGTCACACCGTGCGACCTGGCCAGGGTTTATGAATCCCTGCGCCCCTACGGCGGCATCCTCTGGCTCAACGGCGCGGCGGCCGAGGCCCAAACGGTCCGCGCTGCCGCCCTGCCGCAGGCGGTCCTGCGCCCCGAGGGCGAAGACCTTTGTCTGGTGCGCGAAGGCCCCATTCCCGGCTCGGCCGATTGGACCCACCAGTATGGCGATGTGGCCAATTCCGTGAAATCCGACGACAAAACCGTGCGCCTGCCGGTGGGGGTCCTGTGGTTTGGCGGCAACACCCATCTGGACGTGCTGCCCCGCCACGGCCACGGCCCTTCCCAGCAAGTCGCCGGCGGACGTTTGTTCATCGAGGGCATGGACTGCATCAGCGCCCGCGATGTGTACACCGGCCGCCGCCTGTGGAAAACCGTGATTCCCGGCCTCGATACTTCCGGCATTTACTACGATGAAACCCTGAAAGACGACCCCTTCACCACCCTGTACAACCAGCGCCACATTCCCGGCGCCAACGCTCGCGGCGCCAACTTCGTGGTGACCGCCGACCGCGTCTATGTCGCTGTCAGCAACCATTGCACCGTGCTCGACGCCGCCACCGGCAAGATTTTACAGGACATCCCCATGCCCGGATTGCGGGGCCAGCCTTCAGGCCAATGGACGTACATTGGCGTTTACGAAGACATTCTCCTGGGCGGCACCGACTTCGCCCTGTTCAACCGCCGCTTTGGCGGCCCGCGCCTCGCCTGGCCGCCCCCGCCCGCGGACCTTGCCGCCTGCCATGGATTGACGGCCTTTGACCGGCACACCGGCAAGGTCCTCTGGCAGGTGGAGGCCAAATACAGCTTCATTCACAACGGCATCGTGGCCGGCAAGGGCAAGGTCTATTGCCTGGACCGCTGGCCCAAGAGCGTCGAAGCCAAACTGCGCGCCCAAAATCAACCAGTGCCCTCCAGTTACCGCATTGTGGCGTTTGATATTCGCACCGGCCAGTTGGCCTGGGAGCAGGACGACATCGTCTCCTGCTCGTGGCTCGCTTATAGCAAGACTGAAGACCTGCTGCTCCTGGCCGGTGCCAAGGCCACTGACCGCCTCCGTGACGAAACCAGCTCCAGCATGCAGGTGCTCCAGGCCTCCGACGGCAAGTCCCTCTGGGCGCGCCGCAACGACCTGCTGCACAATGGCCCTTGCGTGTTGTACCACGACCTCATCATTACCACCCCCGTCTCCTACCAGGCCAGTGCCGGCGCCTACCGGCTCCGGGACGGCAAACCCCACGAAATCGTCAACCCGCTTACCGGCCAGCCCCAGCTTTGGAAGGTCTATCGCACCTACGGCTGCAATACCCCCATCGCCGGGGAATACTTGATGACCTTCCGCAGCGGCGCGGCTGGTTTTTATGATTTGGAGCGCCACAGTGGCCTGGGCAACTGGGGCGGCTTCAAATCCGGTTGCAGCGCCAACCTCATCATCGCCAACGGCGTCGTCAACGCCCCGGATTACACCCGCACCTGCAGTTGCCCCTACCAGAACCAAACCTCCCTGGCCCTGGTGCCCATGCCCGAATTGGAAGTCTGGACCTGCAACCTCTCCGGCCTGACCCTTTCCAACAGCATCCGCATCGCCCGCATGGGCCTCAACCTCGGCGCCCCCGGTGACCGCCTTGCGGAGGATGGTACGCTGTGGCTCGAATACCCCCCCACCAGTGAGCTGTCCCCCAAAGTGCTGGTTTCGTTCAACGGCGCCAGCGTCACCAATGTCTTCACCAATGCCCCTATTTTCCGCCGGCACATCAGCAGCGTCAGCGGCAACAGCCATCCGTATGTTTTTGCTTCAGGATTGCGCGAGGTCGAATCCCTGGTCATCACGCCCCAAACCGTGCCCGCCCGCCTTCCCCCCCGGCCCTCCAGCAGCGAGGACGATGATGATGACGACGACCCCACGCGGGGCAGTGGAGCGAATACCAATCAAAACGGTTTTGCCTCCGCCACCAATGCCGTTGGCGGCACCAACAGCGCTGCCGTCACCGGTGCTTCCACCAACCGGCCTGCCGGTCCCTGGCCGCCAGGCCCGCCGCGCTTCGGCCGTCCCCGCCCCGGCTTCGGCTTTGGCGGCGGCACCAACACCGTGCGCGTCATCTCCTCGAGCGACGATTTGCCGGAACTTGAACCGGCCCATTACACCGTGCGCCTGTATTTTAGCGAGCCGGATGAAATCGCCGTGGGCCAGCGCGTCTTCGACATCGAAATCCAGGGCCAGAAACTGCTGGAGAAAATGGACATCATCCAGGAAACCGGCGCGCCTTTCCGCGGCGTGGTCAAGGAGTTCAAAGGCATTCTCGTCACCAAAGATTTGGCGGTGCGCCTGCGTCAGGCCCCAGGCTCCCCCCTCAAGCCGGTCCTCTCTGGCATTGAATTGGTGCAGGAAAACTGA